The following are from one region of the Pseudohongiella spirulinae genome:
- a CDS encoding c-type cytochrome has product MKTFQPMCRGPGELSCAYMSRMFSSMVLAAGIAIGLASVSGSAAAAELSELEQRGEYLTIAGGCVTCHTEENGAPFVGGRPFETPFGTIYSTNITPDPETGIGQWSLEDFAKAMREGEAPGGKHLYPVFPYTSYALINDQDMEAIYAYFRTIEPVNYTPPENSLGFPYNQRWALGFWKMLFLDSTPFEPDPEQSAEWNRGAYLVEGLGHCSECHTPRNFLGAKNSGLAMTGGVYMDRVEGKWSEWSAPNMTSDVSGLAAWSIDDITDYLKLGISDRSGIYGPMNDVVVNSTRHLEREDVRAMAVYLKSLPANAQDSGAPASADVLRTGSLQYDIHCGSCHLPTGLGAREQGPPLVGNPVVLDANPQSLINVTLYGGQRPHIHPSREWEASQWIHMEPFQNILSDEQVAAILSFIRASWGHEAGAVTAEQVARQR; this is encoded by the coding sequence ATGAAAACGTTTCAACCAATGTGCCGCGGGCCTGGCGAGCTATCTTGCGCATACATGTCCCGCATGTTCAGTAGTATGGTTCTGGCGGCGGGCATTGCCATCGGTTTGGCAAGTGTGTCGGGTTCTGCGGCCGCGGCTGAGTTGTCAGAGCTGGAGCAAAGAGGCGAGTACCTGACCATTGCCGGCGGCTGTGTGACCTGCCATACAGAAGAAAATGGTGCGCCATTTGTGGGCGGCCGCCCGTTTGAGACGCCATTCGGAACGATATATTCCACTAATATTACCCCCGATCCAGAGACAGGTATTGGCCAGTGGAGCCTCGAGGATTTCGCCAAAGCGATGAGAGAGGGCGAAGCACCCGGCGGTAAACATCTGTATCCGGTCTTCCCTTACACCTCATATGCCCTGATCAATGATCAGGATATGGAAGCTATATATGCTTACTTCCGGACAATTGAGCCGGTGAACTACACCCCGCCGGAGAACAGTCTCGGCTTCCCTTACAATCAGCGCTGGGCGTTGGGCTTCTGGAAGATGCTGTTTCTGGACTCGACCCCGTTCGAACCTGATCCTGAGCAATCAGCGGAATGGAATCGAGGCGCTTACCTGGTCGAGGGGCTGGGTCACTGCAGCGAATGTCATACGCCGAGAAACTTCCTGGGTGCGAAGAACAGCGGCCTTGCGATGACCGGCGGAGTGTATATGGATCGCGTCGAGGGGAAGTGGTCGGAGTGGTCGGCACCGAATATGACTTCAGATGTCAGTGGTCTGGCTGCATGGAGCATTGACGATATAACGGACTATCTTAAGCTGGGTATCAGCGATCGTTCTGGTATTTACGGGCCGATGAATGATGTGGTGGTCAACAGTACGCGCCATCTGGAAAGAGAAGATGTGCGCGCGATGGCTGTATACCTGAAAAGCTTGCCGGCCAATGCGCAGGACAGTGGTGCTCCTGCTTCAGCGGATGTCTTGCGTACTGGCTCGTTACAGTACGACATTCATTGCGGCAGCTGTCACTTGCCCACAGGGCTGGGTGCGCGCGAGCAGGGGCCGCCCCTGGTGGGCAACCCTGTAGTGTTGGATGCAAATCCACAGTCGCTGATCAATGTTACCCTGTATGGAGGTCAGCGCCCGCATATCCATCCTTCGAGGGAGTGGGAGGCCAGCCAGTGGATACACATGGAGCCTTTCCAGAATATATTGAGTGATGAACAGGTGGCAGCCATTCTGAGTTTCATTCGCGCATCATGGGGACATGAGGCAGGCGCCGTGACTGCAGAGCAGGTCGCCAGGCAGCGCTGA
- a CDS encoding high-potential iron-sulfur protein, producing MDKKISRRTVLLRAVQIPVGGSILFGLSACGSDSGNSTAMLCADPSQMTSAQESVRRTLRYTEVSPDPAKVCSGCDFFHAGSEAGGCGTCEMFTGNPVNPGGYCDSWSVDA from the coding sequence ATGGATAAGAAAATTTCTCGCCGCACCGTTCTGCTGCGAGCGGTGCAAATACCTGTTGGAGGCAGTATTCTTTTTGGCCTGTCCGCCTGCGGCAGCGATAGCGGAAACAGCACCGCAATGCTTTGTGCCGACCCGAGTCAGATGACCTCTGCCCAGGAAAGTGTGCGCCGCACCTTGAGGTACACAGAAGTGTCTCCGGATCCTGCCAAGGTCTGCTCAGGGTGTGATTTTTTCCATGCCGGAAGCGAAGCGGGCGGGTGCGGAACCTGTGAAATGTTTACAGGCAATCCGGTGAATCCGGGTGGTTATTGCGACTCCTGGAGCGTAGACGCCTGA
- a CDS encoding MBL fold metallo-hydrolase — protein MKDRKLSFLILLGALFSFTSLAGYVSAFPSADIASRGLQDVDFPRSQELAPGIYAYEGLHSPLPDGTVFNTVSLIIVTNDGVMVVDGQGDVWQTKLMIDFIEDLTSQPIKYVVVASDHGDHVGGNAAFKAAYPDVQFISSPVSQLRLSGSDYSPEQIVTDKRQLTLGDTEIEVLNLGRAHTGGDLAVYLPESKILFLSEIYMRGLFPAMRSAYPSEWVVAIEKAQSMDVSWFVPGHGFIDDAASMERDLETYRQAIAAVIDESARLHAAGELCESPNACPAVSNADWGQYGTWDASDNQAPFAIRRVYHEIEGTLDGVQSAADQRSLTELWEAGQVAFGQYVTQTPYTVQTGLDLAQNMLLDYAFVSLESQYDVSWARDLIEGLERGSSSQDLLVRIPSISDDGADVARARVQELLALGVDGVVIPHVRSLEEARQAVSFFEGFNVWSPDNPDGDVIAMLMLETPEVFEDLEEVANIPGYSVLACGIGSLTRALDGDRERAERLNLELLAQTQRVGMADIITADPASVAQRVSQGFLGLLVFGPDAEETLRLGRAAAGRE, from the coding sequence ATGAAAGATCGAAAATTGTCGTTTTTGATACTGCTGGGTGCATTATTTTCATTTACTTCGTTGGCCGGTTACGTCAGCGCGTTTCCATCCGCTGATATCGCGAGCCGCGGTCTTCAGGATGTTGATTTTCCCCGCTCTCAAGAGCTGGCTCCAGGAATTTACGCCTATGAGGGGCTGCATTCGCCGCTCCCGGATGGCACCGTTTTTAATACTGTCAGTTTGATTATTGTTACAAACGACGGTGTCATGGTCGTCGATGGTCAGGGCGATGTATGGCAAACAAAACTGATGATCGATTTCATCGAAGATCTGACCTCTCAACCGATTAAATACGTCGTGGTCGCATCAGACCATGGTGACCACGTTGGCGGTAATGCCGCATTTAAAGCCGCTTACCCTGATGTGCAGTTTATTTCCTCACCGGTATCGCAGCTCAGGCTTTCCGGTTCTGACTATAGTCCGGAGCAAATCGTGACGGATAAACGTCAATTGACTCTGGGTGACACCGAAATTGAAGTCCTGAACTTAGGGCGTGCTCATACAGGTGGCGATCTGGCGGTGTACTTGCCGGAAAGCAAGATACTTTTCCTCAGTGAAATCTATATGCGCGGCCTTTTCCCGGCTATGCGTTCTGCCTACCCGAGTGAGTGGGTCGTCGCAATTGAAAAAGCGCAGTCCATGGATGTGTCCTGGTTTGTTCCCGGCCATGGATTTATTGATGACGCGGCTTCCATGGAGCGCGACCTCGAAACCTATCGACAGGCGATTGCAGCAGTAATTGATGAATCGGCGCGTCTGCATGCTGCGGGTGAGTTGTGCGAATCTCCCAATGCATGTCCGGCAGTCAGCAATGCGGATTGGGGGCAATACGGCACATGGGACGCGAGTGATAATCAGGCTCCCTTCGCAATAAGACGTGTCTATCATGAAATCGAAGGTACTCTGGACGGTGTGCAGTCTGCGGCAGATCAGCGTAGCCTGACTGAATTGTGGGAAGCCGGTCAGGTAGCCTTCGGCCAGTACGTAACACAAACTCCATACACTGTGCAGACAGGGCTGGATCTGGCTCAGAACATGCTGTTGGACTATGCATTTGTCAGTCTTGAATCGCAGTACGATGTAAGCTGGGCGCGAGATCTGATTGAGGGACTGGAGCGTGGCAGTTCCTCGCAAGACCTGCTGGTGCGTATACCCTCCATTTCTGACGACGGTGCAGATGTTGCGCGCGCCAGGGTGCAGGAGTTGCTTGCGCTGGGTGTAGATGGCGTCGTGATTCCACATGTGAGGAGTCTCGAAGAAGCGCGCCAGGCGGTGTCTTTTTTTGAAGGATTCAACGTTTGGTCGCCGGATAATCCGGACGGTGATGTGATTGCTATGCTTATGCTCGAGACTCCCGAGGTGTTTGAAGACCTGGAGGAGGTTGCCAATATTCCCGGATACAGTGTGCTGGCCTGTGGCATCGGCAGTCTCACCAGGGCATTGGATGGTGACAGAGAGAGAGCCGAGCGATTGAACCTGGAATTGCTGGCGCAAACCCAGCGCGTTGGCATGGCGGATATCATTACCGCCGATCCGGCATCGGTCGCGCAACGGGTAAGTCAGGGTTTCCTGGGTTTGTTGGTGTTTGGTCCTGATGCGGAAGAAACACTCCGCCTGGGGCGCGCAGCGGCCGGCCGCGAATGA